The proteins below come from a single Serratia fonticola genomic window:
- a CDS encoding PfkB family carbohydrate kinase: MSNERRELLQTLTQGGWHQQCPVTVIGAAVMDMVVSADALPVRGGDVSAQMQGLHLGGCALNIAVALRQLGITSRNLLPVGEGVWAERLRSEMAQRGVSSDLQVSGEDNGWCLALVEPDGERTFISIDGIENQWQPEWLADVTPQSGLVYLSGYQLGARQGHVLVDWLLRLPEQVRVVLDIGPRIDVMTESLLQRLIRPGVILTLNQREAQHLGMQEDIAGFCQQLWSTTEQLVIVRCGGEGGYYFAGPEDQGWIAARQVKVVDSIGAGDSHSAGLLAGLALGLTARQSMMLANSIAGYVVSQAGGDCAPTLAQLLASEELNPR; this comes from the coding sequence ATGAGTAACGAAAGACGCGAGTTATTGCAGACGCTGACCCAGGGCGGCTGGCATCAGCAGTGCCCGGTGACGGTGATTGGCGCAGCGGTAATGGATATGGTGGTGAGCGCCGATGCGTTGCCGGTGCGCGGTGGCGATGTGTCGGCCCAGATGCAGGGGCTGCATTTAGGGGGCTGCGCGCTGAATATCGCTGTGGCTCTGCGCCAGTTGGGCATTACCAGTCGTAACCTGCTGCCGGTGGGCGAAGGCGTTTGGGCAGAGCGTTTGCGTAGCGAGATGGCACAGCGCGGCGTGAGTTCCGATCTGCAAGTGAGTGGTGAGGATAACGGCTGGTGTCTGGCGTTGGTCGAACCGGATGGTGAACGCACCTTTATCTCTATCGATGGCATAGAGAACCAGTGGCAGCCGGAGTGGTTGGCAGACGTGACGCCACAAAGCGGGCTGGTTTACCTCTCCGGTTATCAACTGGGTGCCCGGCAGGGCCACGTGCTGGTGGATTGGCTGTTACGTCTACCCGAACAGGTTCGGGTGGTGCTGGACATTGGCCCGCGCATCGACGTGATGACGGAGAGCCTGCTGCAACGCCTAATCCGCCCTGGCGTGATCCTGACGCTAAACCAGCGTGAAGCTCAGCACCTTGGCATGCAGGAAGATATTGCCGGTTTTTGCCAGCAGTTATGGTCAACCACTGAGCAACTGGTGATTGTGCGCTGTGGCGGGGAAGGTGGATATTACTTTGCCGGGCCGGAGGATCAAGGCTGGATCGCCGCTCGCCAGGTCAAAGTGGTAGACAGCATAGGTGCTGGCGATAGCCACAGCGCCGGTTTGCTCGCCGGATTGGCACTGGGCCTGACCGCTCGCCAAAGCATGATGCTAGCCAATAGCATCGCCGGTTACGTGGTATCGCAGGCCGGTGGAGATTGTGCGCCAACCCTGGCTCAGCTCCTAGCCAGCGAGGAACTCAATCCTCGCTGA